The sequence CATCACCCTGGTCGACGTACCCGGCCATGACCGGTTTGTCAAGAATATGGTTAGAGGGGTAGCGGGGATACACATGAGCCTATTGGTAGTGGCTGCCGACGATGGTGTCATGAACCAGACCCGGGAACATCTCCATATCCTCAGGTTCCTGGGCGTGCCGCGAGTTTGTGTGGCGCTGAGTAAAGTGGATTTGGTGGAGGAAGATTGGCTGGCGCTGGTGGAAGATGATATTCGCAAGCTGCTGGTGGGAGCCTCCTATCGGAATAGTCCGATTGTGCGCGTATCCGCTGTAACTGCCGCCGGGATAGAG is a genomic window of Candidatus Neomarinimicrobiota bacterium containing:
- a CDS encoding GTP-binding protein; translation: MSSSGQVVIGLAGHIDHGKTALVQALTGVDTDTQAEEKRRGMTIDIGFAFLTETITLVDVPGHDRFVKNMVRGVAGIHMSLLVVAADDGVMNQTREHLHILRFLGVPRVCVALSKVDLVEEDWLALVEDDIRKLLVGASYRNSPIVRVSAVTAAGIE